A DNA window from bacterium contains the following coding sequences:
- a CDS encoding type IV toxin-antitoxin system AbiEi family antitoxin, producing the protein MESISQYIDQLQKQGQYTFTLEDIFKLPHRSKQNTKIALHRLLQKKRIIKPAQGFYAIVPIEYKSTGVVPPSWYIDPLMQYLNAPYYVGLLTAASLHGASHQASMQFQVVSQKQIRASKKLGIYYQIKKNTLDIPSIEKTTQTGTMLISSPEATAFDLVMYMEVCGHIHNVATVLIELAEVIRQDKVKDLVHVYPITVCQRLGYILDFIEEHSIAKALYEALPKKKNKTHLIPSHSQQDGELDQKWRIIINERIDPDL; encoded by the coding sequence GTGGAATCAATAAGCCAATATATAGACCAATTACAAAAGCAAGGACAGTATACCTTCACTCTTGAAGATATATTTAAACTCCCTCATAGGTCAAAACAAAACACAAAAATCGCGTTACATCGCTTATTGCAAAAAAAGCGAATCATTAAGCCCGCTCAAGGCTTTTATGCAATTGTCCCCATTGAATACAAAAGCACCGGTGTCGTGCCGCCTTCTTGGTATATCGACCCTTTGATGCAATACCTCAACGCTCCTTATTATGTTGGATTACTGACAGCAGCGTCTTTGCATGGAGCAAGTCACCAAGCTTCTATGCAGTTTCAAGTAGTCAGCCAAAAACAGATTCGTGCATCTAAAAAGCTGGGGATTTATTATCAGATCAAAAAGAACACGCTTGATATTCCGAGCATAGAAAAAACCACTCAAACAGGAACAATGCTTATTTCATCTCCAGAAGCCACTGCTTTTGATTTGGTTATGTATATGGAAGTCTGTGGTCATATTCATAACGTGGCCACGGTCTTAATCGAGTTAGCTGAAGTGATACGACAAGATAAAGTCAAAGACCTTGTTCATGTTTATCCTATTACTGTATGTCAAAGACTTGGATATATTTTAGACTTTATTGAAGAACACTCTATTGCAAAGGCTCTTTATGAAGCTTTGCCAAAGAAAAAAAACAAAACCCATTTAATTCCAAGTCATAGCCAACAGGACGGCGAATTGGATCAAAAATGGCGCATTATTATCAATGAAAGGATCGATCCAGACTTATGA
- a CDS encoding TraC family protein — MLSKQSSYPSIAELLPFWHPFKDTMVFDDGSLGIGFKLNGIDINLATAESINTTLLHIKNMLNSAHEGLSLQFFYRLTSNVDSIINKHKALSSDSNDTYKGIAQHRFDFLNKKNTDKLFFQPELYVFVRSQSHGLAKGGFFKSVKRYQRLSQTDFDQHYYAFERHIKQIESSLQHCNFKPIKLKNSEWFDMLYEHLNLDRLDKVQRAQYNTAGDFVSQLTLTDLHVSKDNVELGRLKFRTISLHTLPEGVSTASMVQSILKLPFHCWISHTIEIPTQKKEMEKMAVHRRLAHSMANGSNGVRDLESENKLNQIESLSKDLLEGTEKLVNCSMNVIIWGYTDQDLDLKCDEVLKAFTQMNQAQGVIETYAGLDAFMSNIPGICKTFRSKKVKSSNAAHMIPAFSAWQGNDKPVCLLSNQDNIPFSLNPFDSSLPNWNGLVFGGSGSGKSFTISQLMLQFYGQKPTPKIIWIDNGASSQKLIEVLGGEFINLTTDSDIYLNMFDLPKGHSVPSANKIKLILAVLENILVDKHQYGLPKRDKAQLEELIFKTYDEASVNTTPTLSDFKNQLLASDNPNMHAYAQTLYTWTGDTMYGKMLDGQSNVNIDKDLVTIEIKGLDAYEDLQNVFLLLFTDFIQSEASRELDRPYLLIVDEAWKLFETPSGLAFTLEAYRTFRKFNAGILAISQNYKDFLKNPSMADAILPNTISTFILKQRGIDWKDFQDKLLLNDTEIEAVKSLSMSKGHYSELMYVQDTRKSILRLSFDQLAYWICTTDPNDKQVIQTVKQQHPNKQTLEALTYIASEHFNNTNKKREHERK; from the coding sequence ATGTTATCAAAACAATCAAGCTATCCTAGTATAGCTGAGCTTTTGCCTTTTTGGCATCCTTTCAAAGATACAATGGTATTTGATGATGGCTCATTAGGCATAGGCTTTAAACTTAATGGCATAGACATCAATCTAGCCACAGCAGAAAGTATCAACACAACACTGTTGCACATAAAAAACATGCTCAACAGTGCACATGAAGGATTGAGCCTACAGTTTTTCTACAGGCTAACATCCAACGTTGATTCAATCATCAATAAGCATAAAGCACTATCAAGTGACAGTAATGATACATACAAAGGTATAGCTCAACATCGCTTTGACTTTTTAAATAAAAAGAACACAGACAAACTGTTTTTTCAACCAGAGCTTTATGTTTTTGTTCGAAGTCAAAGTCATGGTTTGGCCAAAGGTGGCTTTTTCAAAAGTGTTAAAAGATATCAGCGCTTGTCACAAACAGATTTTGATCAGCATTATTATGCTTTTGAACGACATATTAAACAGATAGAGTCTTCACTGCAGCATTGTAATTTTAAGCCGATCAAACTTAAAAACAGTGAATGGTTTGACATGCTTTACGAGCATTTAAACTTAGATAGGTTAGATAAAGTACAAAGAGCTCAATACAATACAGCCGGTGACTTTGTCTCACAGTTAACACTGACTGATCTGCATGTCAGCAAAGATAATGTTGAACTGGGCAGACTGAAGTTTAGAACCATTAGTCTGCATACTTTACCTGAAGGTGTCAGTACTGCTTCGATGGTGCAGAGTATTTTAAAACTGCCCTTTCATTGCTGGATCTCTCATACGATTGAGATACCGACACAAAAAAAAGAAATGGAAAAGATGGCAGTGCATAGGCGCTTGGCACACTCTATGGCCAATGGCTCTAATGGCGTTAGAGACTTAGAGTCTGAAAACAAACTCAATCAGATTGAATCTCTATCCAAAGATTTATTGGAAGGAACTGAGAAGTTAGTTAACTGCTCCATGAACGTGATTATCTGGGGATACACGGATCAAGACCTTGATTTAAAATGTGATGAAGTTTTAAAGGCGTTCACCCAGATGAATCAAGCACAAGGGGTGATTGAAACCTATGCGGGTTTGGATGCTTTTATGAGCAATATACCAGGTATATGTAAAACCTTTAGAAGCAAGAAAGTAAAAAGTAGCAATGCTGCACACATGATTCCTGCTTTTAGCGCATGGCAAGGCAATGATAAACCTGTATGCTTATTGAGCAATCAAGACAACATACCCTTTAGTCTTAATCCATTTGATTCAAGCCTACCCAATTGGAATGGCTTAGTCTTTGGCGGGTCTGGCTCAGGAAAAAGTTTTACCATTTCACAGTTGATGCTACAGTTCTATGGGCAAAAGCCGACGCCCAAAATCATTTGGATAGACAATGGCGCCTCCTCACAAAAGCTTATTGAAGTCTTGGGTGGTGAGTTTATCAACTTAACAACTGATTCAGATATTTACTTGAATATGTTTGATTTACCAAAAGGGCATAGTGTTCCAAGTGCCAATAAGATCAAACTGATCTTGGCTGTATTGGAGAACATCCTGGTCGATAAACATCAATATGGATTGCCCAAGAGAGACAAAGCGCAGTTAGAAGAACTGATTTTTAAAACCTATGATGAAGCAAGTGTCAATACTACACCTACCTTATCAGACTTTAAAAACCAACTTCTTGCTTCAGATAATCCAAATATGCATGCCTATGCACAGACCTTATACACTTGGACGGGCGATACCATGTACGGAAAGATGTTGGACGGCCAGAGTAATGTCAATATTGACAAGGACTTAGTCACCATTGAGATCAAAGGCTTAGACGCTTATGAAGATCTGCAAAATGTATTCTTACTCCTGTTTACAGACTTCATTCAATCAGAAGCTTCTCGTGAGTTAGATAGACCTTACCTTTTAATCGTTGATGAAGCTTGGAAACTCTTTGAAACACCCAGTGGTTTGGCTTTTACTTTAGAAGCGTATCGTACCTTTAGAAAGTTTAATGCTGGTATTTTGGCGATCAGTCAAAACTACAAAGATTTTTTAAAGAATCCTTCTATGGCTGATGCTATTTTACCCAATACTATTTCTACTTTTATATTAAAGCAGCGTGGTATTGACTGGAAGGATTTTCAAGACAAGTTATTACTCAATGATACTGAAATTGAAGCGGTCAAATCTCTAAGCATGAGCAAAGGACACTACAGTGAATTAATGTATGTTCAAGATACTCGTAAAAGTATTTTGCGTTTATCCTTTGATCAATTGGCGTATTGGATTTGCACCACTGATCCAAATGACAAGCAAGTCATTCAAACAGTCAAACAACAACATCCTAATAAACAAACGCTCGAAGCTTTAACTTATATTGCTTCAGAGCATTTTAACAATACAAACAAGAAGAGAGAACATGAAAGAAAATGA
- a CDS encoding nucleotidyl transferase AbiEii/AbiGii toxin family protein has translation MIPAANITAWKATQAPWQDDALVEQDLILSKALAELYSNPILSEKLAFRGGTALHKIFIKQLKRYSEDIDLTQIHAEPIGPTADAIHETLNPWLGQPKYKRGEGRVTFIYRFETSIHPIKKMRLKIEINTREHNNVFKLIHKPFKVNNPWFTKNVNILTYELEELLGTKLRALYQRKKGRDLFDLHEAKQALDFNEDKLVQCFEHYTRKQNLPVSRAQFESNLSLKMQDSIFKKDMIPLLASNKTWNIQDAYHYVSNNLLNKLHGDAWKGK, from the coding sequence ATGATTCCTGCTGCAAATATTACTGCTTGGAAAGCAACGCAAGCGCCTTGGCAAGATGATGCTTTGGTGGAACAAGATCTCATCTTATCTAAAGCTTTAGCTGAACTGTATTCAAATCCTATACTGTCTGAGAAACTGGCTTTTAGAGGGGGAACTGCTTTACACAAAATTTTCATCAAACAGTTAAAGCGTTACTCTGAAGATATTGATTTAACGCAAATACACGCTGAACCCATTGGTCCTACGGCCGACGCCATTCATGAAACCTTAAATCCTTGGCTAGGACAACCCAAATATAAGCGAGGAGAAGGTCGCGTTACGTTCATTTATAGATTTGAAACAAGCATTCACCCTATTAAAAAAATGCGTCTTAAGATTGAAATCAATACACGAGAACATAACAATGTTTTTAAACTTATTCATAAACCTTTTAAAGTTAACAATCCGTGGTTTACAAAAAATGTGAATATCCTGACCTACGAACTTGAAGAACTTCTTGGAACAAAGCTGCGGGCTTTGTATCAAAGAAAAAAAGGAAGGGACTTATTTGATTTGCATGAAGCAAAGCAAGCTCTTGATTTTAACGAAGACAAGCTAGTTCAATGCTTTGAGCATTATACAAGAAAACAAAACCTGCCAGTATCAAGAGCCCAATTTGAATCCAATTTAAGTTTAAAAATGCAAGACAGTATTTTTAAAAAAGATATGATTCCTCTTCTTGCGAGCAACAAAACATGGAACATACAGGACGCTTATCATTACGTATCTAACAATTTATTAAACAAACTCCATGGCGATGCATGGAAAGGAAAATAG